The Arachis hypogaea cultivar Tifrunner chromosome 16, arahy.Tifrunner.gnm2.J5K5, whole genome shotgun sequence genome contains a region encoding:
- the LOC140180292 gene encoding uncharacterized protein, with product MSDSKEFVKKCKRCQEKANFHKAPTVELSLLMASRPFSQWGVDLLGPFPVRPGQVIARFGIPKVVISDNETQFVDKKFGEFLTSLGIKQTFSSVEHPQTNGQVEAANKVILQDLKK from the exons ATGTCGGATTCTAAGGAGTTCGTGAAGAAATGCAAGAGGTGCCAGGAAAAAGCCAACTTTCACAAAGCGCCGACGGTTGAGCTAAGCCTACTGATGGCCTCCCGACCATTCtctcaatggggagtcgacctgcTAGGACCCTTCCCGGTCAGACCTGGGCAG GTAATAGCCAGATTCGGGATCCCAAAGGTTGTCATCTCAGACAACGAAACACAGTTTGTCGATAAAAAGTTTGGGGAATTTCTCACCAGTTTAGGGATAAAGCAGACGTTCTCATCTGTCGAGCACCCACAAACTAACGGCCAAGTCGAAGCAGCGAACAAGGTCATCCTACAAGACCTCAAAAAGTGA